The Pueribacillus theae genome contains the following window.
AAAGCGCTTTTTTTCATTTCAAGCTTTTGAACATTCGAATCATAATCCCCGCCTTCTTCCAATATTGACAATTCTACACGAATTTCCGCCAACCGTTTAAATAAGTCTGTCTCCAGTTGTTCGATTTCCGTTAACCTGTTGGAGAGCTGAATCATTCTTGGTTCAAATTCGTCTTGATTTGCTTCTAGTTCTTTTTCAACTTGGCGTTTCTCTTCTTCATTGGGGATATGCATATGGATTTGTTGGTTAAGAAGGTTCATTTTTTCTATCAATTTTTCTTTTTCTGCCCATTTATTTCCTTTTGAAAAATACTCTTCTTCTGTTTCACAGCCAGCTTGCTGAAAAAGTTCAACCATCGCTTTTTCGTATTGTTCCATTTTTGCTTTTATTTTTTCATATTGCTTCATTTCTTCCAATCTCTGCTCTTGAATACGCTCTTTTTTTTCCTTTGTTGTTTTTTCTTCTTCTATTTTCATCTCAAGCTTCATTAAAAGAGAGGTCGGACTGCCAATCTGTTCAATTTGAAAAACGGCTGCCAGTCCATAAATCTCTTGCTCGAATTGGCTTATCCAATTTTGCAGCGTGATCCTTTCTTCTTTTGCTGTTTGCACTGTGTGCAAGTTTTTTTTCGCTGAACGGATGTTGTCCAATGTTCGCAATAATTCAGGTATTGGCATGGATAGAGGAAAATTACGCTCTTCCATCCACCGCAGCAATTCATCTTGCTTTTTGCTTAATGTTTTCTCGATCATTTCATACCGTTTTGACAAATTTTCATATTCCCGTTTCGCGCGCTCTTTTTCAAGCTTATGGTAGTGCCATTCTTGCCTTTGGCCGTTATCTTGTTCTATTTTTTTCTTTGCTTCCATGATTGAAGCAGGATCATATGCTGCTTTGGAGGCTTCAAGTTGATGAAGGCGCTCTATCTCTCTTGACTTCAAGATGTTTAGTTCGTTTAAAACCTTTATTTTTTGTTTCCGCTTTATATAGATGAAAGACAAAGCCACAATCCAAATGATTGCAACAACGCCGGAAACCAACTCTTGGCCTATATAAAAAAGAAGAGCCGAGGAGAAAAACGCCAGACTAAGCATCATGTAAAAGATTGAGTTGGAAAGCGGTTTCCCTTCTCTCGCCATTTGGCTATCCAGCTGACCAATCATTTTTTGAAGAAAAAGCTTTTCTTGCTCGTTGTTTCTATTCTCATTCTTTGAAATAAATGTTTCTAAATCTTCCCGTTCCTCATCATCAAGCAACGTTCGCTGGATTTCTTTTTCCTTTACTTCGGCTGCTTTAAAGCGGCTTCTTGTCGCCGCTAAGTCCTTTTCCAAAAAAGTATGCTGCTCACTCAATTGGTTGACTTCATTCGCCATATGTTCCAAATTTTCTTGTTCTGAGTAACTGACATTAGCCGATAAAATCTTCTCATGAGACCATTTTGGGCCAAGATGCTCAATAAGGCTTGCAACGGCTGCTTCTTCATGTTTGATTTGTTCAGTTAACAGCAACAGCCGTTCTTGCTTCATTCGGTACGTTTCAGCATTCTCTTTTAATTGCTGCACAGCAAATGCTTGCTCAAGCCATTCATGATTCACTTTTGGCAAATCACGTTTTAGCTGTTCAATTTTATAAGCGCTATTTTTGGCTTCTCCTTCAAAATCAAGAAGCCTTATTTTTAAACGTTCATAGCGATTAAGACCGTCTTCTGGAAAATCATTTAGATCATGAAAATCATTTAATTGCAGTTGGAGCAATTTTTTCTCAGAGTAAAAAGGCTCAGTCGCCTTCACCTTTTCAAACAAAGTAAGCTTTTTTTTGATTTCTTCCTTTTCCTTTTGAATTGTTTCTATTTTTGTCTGAATCTCCGTTTTTTCAGCTTGTTTTTGCGCGTACTGCGCTTTTATTCCATTACTTTTTGAGACGGCTTCATCCGCTTTTTTCAATTCGGCCAGTGCTTCGTTCATAATTGGCTTTCTGCCTTGAGGCTTAAAAAGTTCCCCTTGCTTCGTTTCAAGCCTGCTTTCCAATTGAAAAAGCGAAAAATTCCCGGAAATTCCCGTTCCGAGGAGAAATCGATTTAAATCTTCCTCGTTTAACTTTTCCATTTCCCTTAGATGCTCAAGCCGTGCGGAAAAAATATCCCGGAATAGCGTTCGATCGATGCCTTGAAGAAGACGATGCAGCTCGTCTTCGTCAATCACTTTATCATTAAAAATTATGATGCTTTCTTTCGGTTCGCGCCCCTTTATCCTTTCGATAGAAAGTTTGCCGCTTTCCAGCTGAATGTCGATTTTTCCGCCATGGACACCACCGGATTTCGGTTCATAGCGAAGTTCATTTTGCTGCCGTTTCGGAAATCCAAAAAGCATCGTCTCAATAAATGAAAGAATCGTCGTTTTGCCAGCTTCATTTCTTCCGTAAAAAACATGGAACCCGGTGTCTAATTGTATCGTACGATTTTTCAAATGGCCGTATCCATAGATTGTGAGCTTTTCAATGATCATTCGAAGCGCCCCTAAACAACTCTGTTAAAAGTAAACGTTCAGCTTTGTTCAATAGTTTTATTTTTTCTTCTTCGTTAAATTCTATTAAATAGCGTCTTGCCATTCGGTGACTGAAAAGGGGCTTTAAGGCCTCCTCGTATCCGTCATAAGTTTCTAATGTCATAACTGCTTCCCCGATAAAATCTGTCCGGTCCTTCAATTCATCACGGTTCCAGTCTCCTGTCGTCTCAACATCAATCCCAACAGGCCAGACGAATGGCTTTCTTTCCTCCTCTTCCTCACGAATGTGCCATAGAATGTCATCCAGCTTTTCTGCCGACTGCAAAATTTCATTTAAAACACCGTAACCAGTAAGCCGAATTTTAACAAATGTATCTAACTTATTTTCTCTTAACTCTTGCTTCAAGCTAGCCAGTTTCTCTAGCAATTCATCAACCGTAGATAAATTTGTAATGGACAGCTCCCGCTCTTGCCAAACAATGTCAGCAGTCGAAATAAATGTTGTTTTTGGAACAGTTCCCTTTGACAGCTTCACGAGAAAACAGCCTTTTTCCCCTGTCTCCTTTATGTGCATTCCTTGAATGTTGCCAGGATAGACAACCGGCGGTTCTTTCGATACTATCATTCGTTTATGTATATGTCCCAATGCCCAGTAGTCAAAATCTTTTTCAAGTAATGCTGACACCGAAAAAGGAGCGTACGGATCATGCTCCGACTGCCCTTCCGCATTGCCATGAAGCATTCCAATATGGAAACCGGCTTCATCCTTCCTTATATATTCCGTGCTTTTATCCACCAATACTTTAGGAGTTTCATAGCTGAATCCGTAAATTCTTGCCCTTTGCTGCCCATTTTTTATGAAAGGAATGCTCATTACTTCCTCACGATCAAAAACGTTCACGCATGAAGGCCATACAATGGAACGATTGTCTGTTGATAACGGATCGTGGTTTCCAAAGCTAATGAAAGCTTGAATGCCATGTTCTTCAAGCCGTTCAAGCTGCCCGCGAAAGCGAATTTGTGCACGTAAACTTACAGTGTTTGAATCGAATAGATCACCGACAAACAATACAAAATCAACATTGTTTTCAATGGCTGCTGAGATGATTCGCTCCAATGAACGGTATGCACTTTCTTCCAATTGTTTATAGATTTTCTCAGGCAAATGCCTTAAGCCTGAATACACTCTTCCAAGATGCAAATCAGCCGCATGGATAAAAGTAATTTCCATTTGAACCACTCCATTCCAATATGCTTATTTTAACATAAAAAGAGATCAAATGTTCTATATCCGTTACTAGTATGGAATTTTTTTTGAATATATGCTATTTTTTTGTTAGGAATTGATAATCAGAGAGCTGAATTGCAAATTTTTCTCATAAGGTAAAGGGGGTATGTTAAAAATGGAATACGTTGTAACTGCGTTTAGCAAAAAAGGTGAAAAGCTATTTGAACAGCGCTTTGAAGCTGAGAATAATAAGGAAGCAAGAGCGAAGGGCGAAGTTTTGCTTGAGGAAAACGGGTATGGAGACATTACGCATCGAATTACGACAAGCTATGGTAAATTAATCGGATTTCATAGATAAAAAAGTAACGCGCCTCCCACATTGATATTAGAGTGGGAGGCGCTTTTCATTCACCAACAAATCGTCATTGATAAATGATAACACTGTTCTGCGCGGGAAGGTCGGTATTCAATTAAAATCCGATCTGGATTAACCGATACTTTGGTGTTCGCACTCGTTGCAACCGAGCGAACAAGCCGATTCACTTCATCCATTTGGCTTACTTGTGCAGCGCCTCTCAAATTTTTGGCAAACTGTTCATCGTTCACAATTTTTTCGGCAAGGCCGTGCATCTCACGAATCACTTCGGTAACATCCCTTGCAGATTTCTGAAAATTATCGACTACGTTTGCCGGAAATTGGCGTGGCGACATTCGTGGCCATGGATTGAATGAGTATAGAGGGTGTAGGTAAGTATCGTTTAACAGCCCACCTCTGTAATACATAAGCGGAATATAAGGCAAATAATAAACTCCAGCCACAAAAACCGTCTCCTTTCCATGCTTCTATCAGTATATGAAGCAGGGAGCGTTTTGCCGCCTAGACTGCCTCATCTAATTCCATTTTCCCAAACGTTCTTTTATATTGAATCGTGAAATAGCTAATTGTCCCAATTAATGTAAAAGCAATAAAAACTAATAAAACAAGTATATTGTTCCATAAGAATGCATAATTCCCGCTCGAAATCACAGCTTTAAACCCTGACACCGTATATGTCATTGGCAAAAACGCATTAAACTTCTGCAGCGCGTTTGGTATTAATTCCAATGGAAATGTTCCTGCGCTCGTCGTTAATTGTAAAATGAGAATAATAATCGCAACAAATCTTCCAGGATCGCCGAATGCTGTCACTAAAAATTGGATAAGTGACATGAAAACAAGGCTTGTGATGATACTAAATAAAATGAAAAGCGGTATGCTCGTTACTTCTATTTTAAGAGCGAACAGTAAAATCGCATCTGCGATTAACGCTTGTGCAATACCAATCAACATTAGCATTCCAAATTTACTTGCAAACCAACTGAAAGCAGATCTTGGTGTCATGGCAGGATCCCTTAACGGAAAGACGATTGACATGAGGAGAGCACCTACAAAAAGTCCGAGTGATAAGAAATAAGGTGCGAATCCTGTTCCATAGTTTGGCACTTCATTTATTTTTTCGTTTTTTGTATCCACGGGATTTGCCATCATATTGTATGTGTCTTCATTTGAATTCACATCTTTTGCTTCATCTGCGGCATCATGCATCTTATCATTAAATTCTTCCGTTCCTTCAACTAATTGACCTACTCCATCTGTCAGCTTTTCAGAACCATCCGCCAATTTGTTTGAACCGTCACTTAGCTTACTTGATCCATCTTTTAATTCATTCATTCCATCCGATAATTGACCTGCACCAGTTGCCAGATCGTTTGAACCACTTTTTGCTTCTAAAAATTTCTGGCTAAACAATTGCATGTTATCAACATATTCATTTTGGCCGCTTGCTAATTTGTTTGAGCCGGCCTTCAGTTGATTCGTTCCGTCAGCTAACTGGTTGACGCCGTTTTGTAATGTTTTTTGGCCGCTATTTATTGCAGTAAGCCCGCCTTGCAATTGTTCAAAGGTTGGATTAACTGCTTGTTTAATTTGTTCCTCTAAGCCAGCTGTCGCATGTTTTGTTTTTGCATTTACTTCAGATGTATATTGAGCAAATCCTCCATGAATGCTTTTCGTTGTTTCGTTAATCGCCCCTTTAACTTGCGGTTCCAGCTTTCCTCGAATCTGATTTTGCAATGATTCTCTTGAAGGTGCTTTCTCTTGTAAGCCTCCAACAATGGTTGCTACTGTTTGTTCATCCACCCCATTTTGTAAAAGAACTTGGGAAATCTGCTGCACTTGTGCTTTTTGCGAATTGATGATTTCATCCGCCATCGCAGAAGATATGCCATTCACTAATCCAGGAGCCAACTGTCCATTTAAACCGTTGACAACACCATTTTCCAACTCTGATAACCCGTTGTTCATCGCTTTCGAACTTTCTTCTAGCTGTCCATTAATCTTTTGAGCCATCTGTTTCGGCAATTCATTTTGAAATTGTGCTAAGCCATCTTGCACTTGCTTCGTTCCTGTTACTAATTCAGGTACTTTCTTGCGCATTTCCTCCAATCCATTATTCGCCTGGGCAATGCCTTCAGCAAGCTCTTTCGTTCCTTTTTGGACATCTTTAGAAGCATTTAGTAATTTTCCGCTTCCTTCGTTTAATTCGTTTAATCCATTAGAGAGCTTTTTGGAACCGTTTGCCAAGTCGCGGGAACCAGATTGAGCACTTTCAACCCCGTTTGTAAATTCAATTGACTTTCCTGCCAGCGTTTTTAAATTATGTCTTAGCTCTTCTGAGCCATTCTGTAATTCTCCCGCTCCGTCTTTGAGTTCTTCTGTCGCTTCACTTGCTTCTTCAAGTCCGTCAGCAACTTCTTTTATTTTGTCAAACATCGTTTCGGCATAAGTTTCTGTAATTTTTTCTTCGAGCGCCATTTCGATATGAAGCATAGCTGTCTCACCAATTTGTGAGGATAAAAAGTTATAGCTTTCATTCGGCACATAAATTAAATCAAGTTTTTTTGGTGTATCATCCATTAATGTTGTAGCATGCTCTGAGAAATTTTTTGGAATTTCAATCATCATATAATATTTTTCATCTTTTAACCCTTTCTCTGCTGCTTCTCTATCAACAAAATGCCAATTAAACTCTGGCTCTTCCTTCAACTTATCGACAAGTTCATTTCCCAATTCAAGCTTTTCATCGTTATAAACCGCGCCTTTATCATTGTTTACAACGGCAACGGGAATTTCTTCGAGTTTTTCGTACGGGTCCCAGAAAGCCCATAAAAACAATCCACTGTATAATACGGGAACTAGCATAACAGCTAAAATCGGAATGAATATTTTTTTGTTTTTTATTACTGCTAGAAATTCATGTTTTAATTGCTTCAATTCAATTCCCTCGCTTTTCATTTTTGACCAAAATAGTCATTCAGTCAAATTTGTTGAAAGAAAAACTTGTCAAAAAGACAAGAAGTTGGACCGTTATTTTTTTTCGAGCCCCTTTAAAAAGTAGAGCTCAAACAATTCTGCAATTTCCTTTTCACTCAGTGAATCATGCTCTTTCTCCCAGTCGTGAACAAGTGCGATATACGTTTTTACCAAAATAAAAGCTGTGACTTGCGGATCACATTTTCTTATTTCATCTTTCTCAATCGCAGCTTGCACTTGTTTTTCTACAAATGAGAGCACAACCTTTTCCAGCTTCCCCATCGCTTCAACGGCTTCAGGTGTACCAACCTCTTTCATTTCAAGCGAAAGTTGAAATGTTAGCTGATGCTTTTTCCTAAATTCCAAAAGGCGGTAAAGCGCTTGGTGCAAATTATCCGCAAATGAGCGTTCAGGATCGATCGCTTCTTTTGCAACAAGTTTCATTTCTTCAATTAAGCTATCAATGATTTCATTAAACAACTCTTCTTTATTGTGAAAAAAAGTATAGATCGTGCCTTTCCCGACATTTGCTATTTTTGCGACTTGGTCCATTGTCGTAGCTTTATAGCCGAACAATGAAAAAGACCTTGTCGCCGCTTCTAAAATGCTTTGCTTTCGGTCAACCGCCATCTTTTTCCCTCCTTTTTGACCAAATTAGTCATTTAGTCAAATTCGTTATTTATATTAGTATATCTATCCAAAAATTGCAAGCTTTCTTTTGAAAATCAGAATAAAATCGCTAACGCGACTAACCCACGACCCAAGTGATGCTTATTCACTTGGGTTATTTCTCTCTTGAACCATTGTGCCATTGCACTTTGGACAATGTAGTTTCACTTCTTCCCCTTGATTCAAGTCCATACTGAATTTACCGATGATGTATTCAGGGACTTCATCAGTTACATCACAATCCAGACATTGAAAAATGACGAGCTCCATCTCTTAACCGTTTCGGTTTCTTCCATATAATGATAGATCCATCCATAATCACTATGCCATATTCCAATCAAGTCCATTTCACTTTTACAATGTGGACATTGAAAAGGATCTTCTTCGAAAACTTCAATCATTCGTTGTTTGTAGGATTTCTTCCTTTGCTTTCTTTCCAATAGAAAAGAAATTTGCTTCATCCGCATAAATGCATAAAGACTTAATACTTGATTTGCTCTACGATAAGATCTCCTACTATATAACCATAACGTCCAACCATTCGAAAATGCTTAGGAGGAATATGTTGTAGGATTTCATATCGGAACACATTTGTGCGGCAATCGGGCAGAATTGTTTAATTTACCTTCCTCCGTTTTACTAAAGTTGTATTCGGTCGGGCCCAGACTGTGCACATGCAATCCATGAGAAACCGGGCCTGCTATTCTTTGATAAAATATAGACAGAAAGGAGGTTGAATATGGGACGTTTAATCCTGCAGATGAATGTGACACTGGACGGTTGCTGTGACCATACGCAGGTGATTGCGGATGAGGAGCTCCACCAGTATTCGGTGGACATGATGGACCGGTCCGACGGTCTGCTTTTTGGACGCGAAATCTATCAGTTGATGGAAAGTGCTTGGCCAGCCGTAGCTAGCAGCGGCGCCGGACCTCAATTCTTGGTCGACTTCGCACGCAAGCTCGATCGGAAACCCAAGTACGTTGTCTCGCGGACGCTAGATCAAGTGTCGTGGCAGAACTCTTTCTTATTGAAGGGGCCTGTTTCCGAGGAGGTGCCACAGCTTATGGCAGAAGGGAAGAGCTTACTCGTTAACGGCGGTCCCGGCCTCGGTTCCACCCTGGCACAACTTGGATTGGTGGATGAGTATCACCTCCTGGTACAGCCCATCGTTGCCGGACGTGGTCCCCAATTGTTGGGAGGAATTCGTGATCGACTGGATCTGAAGCTGACCGGGACCAAACCTTTCGGCTCTGGCGTCGTGCTGCTCCGCTACACGCCCGCTCGTTGACTGCTTGGCTGATCGCCGCCGCTTCGCGCTGCCGGCCGAATACATACGGAGCACAAGATGTAGCCGGCAAACATTTGTCGGCTGCTTCGTTTATATCACGAGGAGCATCTCTGTTCCAACCTGGTAGGGTAGGATATAGTTAATGTGGCGACAGACAGATCTTTCCATCGCTGAGCCGCCTGTTGTGACAAGCTGCCTACGGTAGAGCAGAAGGTCAATAATTCTTTGTAATTTACAATTATACCCATTTGTAATGTACAGAAACTCATAATTTCCTAAACAAAGAAAAAAGCAAACAGTGGCATTTCTGTTTACCTAGTGAAAATGTTTTTTAACCCGTTTTATAAATACAATCGAAAGTACTCCAAGAACAGCAATATATGCTTCTACCGCCCATATGCTAAGATGACCTGTTTGATAAAAAGCAACTGGGAAATCGATCGCCGCGTGAATCAAAACAGCGTAAATAACATATAAAAATTTCTTTTTAACAACTGCAAGCAAAACAAACAAACTTAGAGCGATTTGTAAAAAGACAGCAAAGAATCGTTCCAAACAGCTTAGTAAATAATAGGCTGCGCCTTGGCTTATTATCGATTCTTTCAAGGTTGACAGTTGATCGCTTGGAATTTGTCCGTTTAACATTGTTTCAAAGGTGCCGGCGTTAATCATAAAAGCAAAAATAAGGCTTTGCAGGCCCACCATAAGCATAATGACAACCGCTTCAATCCCTCCCCAGCCAATTCCAAACGAGATGCCGCTCTTGTAATCATGAAATTTTTTTAGAAGCCAAATGAATAAAAGAAAACGTCCAAACTCTTCAAAAACTCCTGCTGCCATTCCACCGTACAATCCTAATGCCCATGGGTAATCCTGGATATTCGGAAAATTCGTTAAGATAACAAGATGCAATGCCTTTTCCAATATTTGCGTAAATACGATGAACCCGATACTGCCGATAATTAACGGCCGAATAGAAATACCTGTTTTCTTCCTAAAAAACAAAATCAAGCCAGCAAACAATAAAAATGGAAATAAAACTGAAACAACCATAGAAGTAATTGTCGCACCGCTTATCAAATCGATCCCACCGTTCCCTTCATTTATTTTCTGTCGTTAAAATCGCTGTAAATGTTCGTTTCCGCCTTGCACCTTCTGCATCATTAGATAGCTAGCCAGTAGACGCAGGCGCAAAGTTATGTATTATATTCTTTTAAAAAAGCCGAATGTTCATCACAAAAAATGAACATCGGCTTTAAAGTTTATTCACCTTTATAGTTTGGCTTCCGTTTTTCTTTGAAAGCTTGCAGTCCCTCTAGGCGATCTTTTGTCGGAATTGTCATTTCATAAGCGCTTTGCTCAATCGCCAGCCCTGTATGTAGGTCAACATCGTATCCTCGATCAATTGCAATCTTCGCCTGGGTGACAGCAATTGGCCCATTTTGAGCAATTTGATTCGCGATTTCAAACGCCTTTTCAATTAGTTTTTCTTGCGAAACAACATACTCCACTAAACCGATTTGTTCCGCTTCTCCGGCAGTGATTCGCCTTGCTGTATAAATTAGTTCTTTCGCGCGGCCTTTTCCTATCAATCTTGGAAGGCGCTGGGTTCCGCCTGCACCGGGAATAATGCCAAGCGACGTTTCAGTAAGCCCGAATTTTGCGTTTGATGAAGCGACACGAAGATCACATGCCAAAGCTAGTTCCGTCCCTCCACCGAATGCCCCTCCGTTTACAGCTGCAATGACAGGCTGCGGCAATGCTTCGATGTCGTCGATGTTTCCTCTGATGAGTGACAGAGCTTTACGCACTTGTACCGGATCCATCTCTGCTCGTTCTTTTAAATCTGCACCTGCACAAAATATTTTTTCACCCGAACCGGTGACAATAACACAGCGCACTGAACGATCAAATTTAATGTTGTGAATCGCGTCATGCAATTCATACAGCATCTGCATTGAGAACGCATTCGCCGCTTGAGGGCGGTTTAATGTAATCGTCGCAATCCCGTTTTCACTTTTTTCAACTAGAATGGTCTTTTCCAATTTAATGACTCCTCTCTTTTTAGCAGTTTGAAAGTGTTTGTAATTGATGGCTCGCCAATGGGCGTCCGATTTTTTCTTGAATAAAGAGCGCCGCTTCCATTAGTTTTTCACGATTAACACCCGAATGAATGCCCATCCCATCCAACATATAAAGCAAGTCATCCGTTGCAAGGTTTCCAGAAGCCCCAGGTGCATAAGGGCATCCGCCAAGACCGCCTAATGAGCTGTCAAAAATGGTAATGCCCATATCAAGCGATACTAGGATATTTGCCATTGCTGTCCCTCTCGTATCATGAAAGTGCATGGCTAACTTCTCAGCCGGAAATCTTTTTAAGAGAACCTCCAGCACTTCCTGAACTTGTTTTGGATTGGCGACACCGATCGTGTCTCCGAGCGACAATTCACCAATCCCCATTTCAAACAGATTCTCTGAAATCCGAATCACCGATTCAACATCAACCGAACCTTCATATGGGCATCCGAAAACGGTAGAAATGTATCCGCGGACGGATTTATTTGCTGTCAATGCTTCGTCAACGACTTCTTTCAATACTGGAAATGTTTCATCAATTGTTTTATTAATATTGCTTTTGTTATGGGATTCCGTGGCTGACATGAAGATTGACACTTCATCAATATTTGCTTCTAGCGCCTTTTCCAGACCTCGTTTATTTGGAACTAGCGCCGCATAGGTTACCCCCTCCTGTCTCTCGATCCCTGTCGCAACTTCAAAGGCATCTGCAAGTGCAGGTATCCATTTTGGATTGACAAATGAAGAAATTTCAATATAATTCAGTCCTGTCTTGGACAGCTGGTTAATCCAGGCAATTTTGTCTCCAGAAGGGATAACTTCTTTCTCATTTTGCAACCCGTCGCGCGGTCCCACTTCTTTGATTGTTACTTTTTTTGGCCATTCCATAATCGGTCCTCCTAGTTAAAAAAAGATTAGTATTTTCTTAGTTCAGAAGCTCTATTAAACAATGTCTTGTATGTACAGCTAATAATCCACAACTCTATTATTCCAATGCCCCTGATTTCTGCAGCTCTTCAATTTTCTCAGCGCTGTAGTTTAAAAAGCTGCTCAAAACATAATGATTATCTTGGCCGAATAAAGGGGCTGGACGGCTGACAATTGCCGGTTCGTTTGAAAGTGAATATCTTGAGCCTTCAACAATTGTCTCGTCGTGTATCGGGTGATCAATATGAAGAAAATGGTTTTGATAATTGAATTGCGGATCTTCGATTGAATCCGCACTCATATCAACTTTATGTGCGGCGATTCCATTATGTTGCAATACCGTTTCCAACTCTTTCGCCCTTTTGTCTTTTACCCAGTTTTTAAGTTTGTTGTCTAGTAAATCTTGAACATTCATGCGATCCTCAGCTTTTAAGAACCTCTCGTCATCTGCCAGAGAATCACCTTCCATGATG
Protein-coding sequences here:
- a CDS encoding ATP-binding protein translates to MIIEKLTIYGYGHLKNRTIQLDTGFHVFYGRNEAGKTTILSFIETMLFGFPKRQQNELRYEPKSGGVHGGKIDIQLESGKLSIERIKGREPKESIIIFNDKVIDEDELHRLLQGIDRTLFRDIFSARLEHLREMEKLNEEDLNRFLLGTGISGNFSLFQLESRLETKQGELFKPQGRKPIMNEALAELKKADEAVSKSNGIKAQYAQKQAEKTEIQTKIETIQKEKEEIKKKLTLFEKVKATEPFYSEKKLLQLQLNDFHDLNDFPEDGLNRYERLKIRLLDFEGEAKNSAYKIEQLKRDLPKVNHEWLEQAFAVQQLKENAETYRMKQERLLLLTEQIKHEEAAVASLIEHLGPKWSHEKILSANVSYSEQENLEHMANEVNQLSEQHTFLEKDLAATRSRFKAAEVKEKEIQRTLLDDEEREDLETFISKNENRNNEQEKLFLQKMIGQLDSQMAREGKPLSNSIFYMMLSLAFFSSALLFYIGQELVSGVVAIIWIVALSFIYIKRKQKIKVLNELNILKSREIERLHQLEASKAAYDPASIMEAKKKIEQDNGQRQEWHYHKLEKERAKREYENLSKRYEMIEKTLSKKQDELLRWMEERNFPLSMPIPELLRTLDNIRSAKKNLHTVQTAKEERITLQNWISQFEQEIYGLAAVFQIEQIGSPTSLLMKLEMKIEEEKTTKEKKERIQEQRLEEMKQYEKIKAKMEQYEKAMVELFQQAGCETEEEYFSKGNKWAEKEKLIEKMNLLNQQIHMHIPNEEEKRQVEKELEANQDEFEPRMIQLSNRLTEIEQLETDLFKRLAEIRVELSILEEGGDYDSNVQKLEMKKSAFREYAEEWAVYALALDILRKTKERYRKERLPKVVEIATNYFSIMTNGAYHSIRVPVEGEEFTVESALGIRYSPKELSRGTQEQLYLSLRLALTLVYPAAIRFPILLDDLLVHFDHDRMEAAINVLKEHSKAHQILFFTCHEHIAAEFGEKEAAYVTM
- a CDS encoding metallophosphoesterase family protein, which encodes MEITFIHAADLHLGRVYSGLRHLPEKIYKQLEESAYRSLERIISAAIENNVDFVLFVGDLFDSNTVSLRAQIRFRGQLERLEEHGIQAFISFGNHDPLSTDNRSIVWPSCVNVFDREEVMSIPFIKNGQQRARIYGFSYETPKVLVDKSTEYIRKDEAGFHIGMLHGNAEGQSEHDPYAPFSVSALLEKDFDYWALGHIHKRMIVSKEPPVVYPGNIQGMHIKETGEKGCFLVKLSKGTVPKTTFISTADIVWQERELSITNLSTVDELLEKLASLKQELRENKLDTFVKIRLTGYGVLNEILQSAEKLDDILWHIREEEEERKPFVWPVGIDVETTGDWNRDELKDRTDFIGEAVMTLETYDGYEEALKPLFSHRMARRYLIEFNEEEKIKLLNKAERLLLTELFRGASNDH
- a CDS encoding YhzD family protein — protein: MEYVVTAFSKKGEKLFEQRFEAENNKEARAKGEVLLEENGYGDITHRITTSYGKLIGFHR
- a CDS encoding YhgE/Pip domain-containing protein translates to MKQLKHEFLAVIKNKKIFIPILAVMLVPVLYSGLFLWAFWDPYEKLEEIPVAVVNNDKGAVYNDEKLELGNELVDKLKEEPEFNWHFVDREAAEKGLKDEKYYMMIEIPKNFSEHATTLMDDTPKKLDLIYVPNESYNFLSSQIGETAMLHIEMALEEKITETYAETMFDKIKEVADGLEEASEATEELKDGAGELQNGSEELRHNLKTLAGKSIEFTNGVESAQSGSRDLANGSKKLSNGLNELNEGSGKLLNASKDVQKGTKELAEGIAQANNGLEEMRKKVPELVTGTKQVQDGLAQFQNELPKQMAQKINGQLEESSKAMNNGLSELENGVVNGLNGQLAPGLVNGISSAMADEIINSQKAQVQQISQVLLQNGVDEQTVATIVGGLQEKAPSRESLQNQIRGKLEPQVKGAINETTKSIHGGFAQYTSEVNAKTKHATAGLEEQIKQAVNPTFEQLQGGLTAINSGQKTLQNGVNQLADGTNQLKAGSNKLASGQNEYVDNMQLFSQKFLEAKSGSNDLATGAGQLSDGMNELKDGSSKLSDGSNKLADGSEKLTDGVGQLVEGTEEFNDKMHDAADEAKDVNSNEDTYNMMANPVDTKNEKINEVPNYGTGFAPYFLSLGLFVGALLMSIVFPLRDPAMTPRSAFSWFASKFGMLMLIGIAQALIADAILLFALKIEVTSIPLFILFSIITSLVFMSLIQFLVTAFGDPGRFVAIIILILQLTTSAGTFPLELIPNALQKFNAFLPMTYTVSGFKAVISSGNYAFLWNNILVLLVFIAFTLIGTISYFTIQYKRTFGKMELDEAV
- a CDS encoding TetR/AcrR family transcriptional regulator, whose product is MAVDRKQSILEAATRSFSLFGYKATTMDQVAKIANVGKGTIYTFFHNKEELFNEIIDSLIEEMKLVAKEAIDPERSFADNLHQALYRLLEFRKKHQLTFQLSLEMKEVGTPEAVEAMGKLEKVVLSFVEKQVQAAIEKDEIRKCDPQVTAFILVKTYIALVHDWEKEHDSLSEKEIAELFELYFLKGLEKK
- a CDS encoding dihydrofolate reductase family protein, producing MGRLILQMNVTLDGCCDHTQVIADEELHQYSVDMMDRSDGLLFGREIYQLMESAWPAVASSGAGPQFLVDFARKLDRKPKYVVSRTLDQVSWQNSFLLKGPVSEEVPQLMAEGKSLLVNGGPGLGSTLAQLGLVDEYHLLVQPIVAGRGPQLLGGIRDRLDLKLTGTKPFGSGVVLLRYTPAR
- a CDS encoding YhfC family intramembrane metalloprotease codes for the protein MISGATITSMVVSVLFPFLLFAGLILFFRKKTGISIRPLIIGSIGFIVFTQILEKALHLVILTNFPNIQDYPWALGLYGGMAAGVFEEFGRFLLFIWLLKKFHDYKSGISFGIGWGGIEAVVIMLMVGLQSLIFAFMINAGTFETMLNGQIPSDQLSTLKESIISQGAAYYLLSCLERFFAVFLQIALSLFVLLAVVKKKFLYVIYAVLIHAAIDFPVAFYQTGHLSIWAVEAYIAVLGVLSIVFIKRVKKHFH